In Zingiber officinale cultivar Zhangliang chromosome 11B, Zo_v1.1, whole genome shotgun sequence, a single window of DNA contains:
- the LOC122033508 gene encoding copper transport protein ATX1-like, producing the protein MSQTVVLKVGMSCEGCVGAVKRVLTKMEGVESFDVDLKGQKVTVKGNVQPEAVLQTVSKTGKKTSFWEEGTPADAPAAATTA; encoded by the exons ACCGTCGTCCTTAAGGTTGGTATGTCATGTGAAGGCTGTGTTGGAGCTGTTAAGAGGGTTCTTACCAAAATGGAAG GTGTTGAATCCTTTGATGTGGATCTGAAGGGGCAGAAAGTGACTGTCAAAGGCAATGTACAGCCTGAAGCTGTTCTTCAAACTGTTTCGAAGACAGGCAAAAAGACTTCATTTTGGGAGGAAGGTACTCCAGCTGATGCCCCCGCTGCTGCTACTACTGCATGA